A section of the Budorcas taxicolor isolate Tak-1 chromosome 17, Takin1.1, whole genome shotgun sequence genome encodes:
- the LRRC43 gene encoding leucine-rich repeat-containing protein 43 gives MEPETRTLSAAVREHLRQLCLHEFPCGTGSWNKSRFLPQTSRAWRELIPREEKALSPGEETAEDLLGLVRSAHSPWALVEGSSAEDLFLKELAIQNPLMLKDSFFYTYFRSLRVVDKDVSLVDKELLKFVKLEELVLSANQIKEIDTTNLPPTLKVLELYGNKITSMECLCHHPPPRLQHLGLGHNNLLGHLESLHVTSDHWPNLVSLDLSFNNLTDLHSMVAGLQTLQHLRLLLLQGNPLALVPHYRGFTIDSLARLCVLDDITVASSEKHLFRGLSHSEDLLAPEAQILVTVGNLRGVLDSSVLDPEPGPQGPFITYNYYVTYDFVEDEEGEGSQYGGVLAEIIKPPSSLEQLGEDILEEIIEDIEESLESGLASLSELGEMEESIVSGASEPLPRSIGSAEELAKLRPLLDPRLCPSPGTVLFSTVPKPWSDVIPCNYELQHTLKDLAPLKAFLLSGTTVTIVEEKILSWPVEQPPSSDSPLAAKKGKGEKDKKEKEKDKKDKKGKDKADKGEKEPPKAQKGSKKQKELPKEMHQDPPILRVLGSSPVVLEALLAGESFVSTVCNFGVIRTLEADRLTLNRDAKKNKKGKKDVKSLVSVFESDYQPEPLTVEIQIQLIQWRSTEEALRGLVI, from the exons ATGGAGCCGGAGACCCGGACCTTGAGCGCCGCGGTCCGGGAGCACCTGCGACAATTGTGTCTGCACGAGTTCCCGTGCGGCACCGGCAGCTGG AATAAGTCACGATTTCTTCCTCAAACTAGCCGAGCATGGCGGGAGCTGATCCCCAGAGAGGAGAAGGCCCTGAGCCCTGGGGAGGAGACGGCAGAGGATCTGCTGGGCCTAGTCCGCAGCGCCCACTCACCCTGGGCTCTGGTGGAGGGCTCAAGCGCAGAGGACCTTTTCCTGAAAGAGCTGGCCATCCAGAATCCACTGATGCTCAAAGACAGCTTCTTCTACACCTACTTCAGGTCACTCCGGGTGGTGGACAAGGAT GTGAGCCTGGTGGACAAAGAGCTCCTGAAGTTTGTGAAGCTTGAAGAGTTGGTGCTGAGTGCTAATCAAATCAAGGAGATTGACACCACCAACCTGCCCCCAACTCTCAAG GTCCTGGAACTGTACGGCAACAAGATAACCAGCATGGAGTGTCTGTGCCATCACCCGCCCCCACGGCTCCAGCACTTGGGGCTGGGCCACAACAACCTCCTGGGCCACCTGGAGAGTCTGCATGTCACCAGTGACCACTG GCCCAACCTCGTCTCCCTGGACCTGAGCTTCAACAACCTGACGGACCTGCACAGCATGGTGGCCGGCCTGCAGACACTGCAGCACCTGAGGCTGCTGCTCCTCCAGGGCAATCCACTGGCCCTGGTGCCCCACTACCGGGGCTTCACCATCGACAGCCTGGCCAGGCTCTGCgtgctggatgacatcaccgtgGCGTCCAGCGAGAAGCATCTCTTCCGGGGGCTCAGCCACAGCGAGG ATCTCCTGGCGCCTGAGGCGCAGATATTGGTGACTGTTGGAAACCTCCGAGGGGTGCTGGACTCCTCTGTCTTGGACCCAGAACCAGGGCCCCAAGGCCCTTTCATCACTTACAATTACTATGTGACGTACGATTTTGTAGAAGACGAAGAAGGCGAGGGAAGCCAATACGGCGGAGTCCTGGCCGAG ATCATCAAGCCCCCTTCCAGCTTGGAACAGCTGGGTGAGGACATTCTGGAGGAAATCATCGAAGACATAGAAGAGTCCTTGGAATCAGGGCTGGCCTCCCTGTCCGAGTTGGGGGAGATGGAGGAGTCCATTGTCTCTGGCGCTTCCGAGCCGTTGCCACGGTCCATAGGCTCTGCAGAAGAGCTGGCCAAGCTGCGGCCGCTCCTGGATCCCCGGCTCTGCCCATCCCCGGG GACAGTGCTCTTCAGCACGGTCCCCAAGCCCTGGTCTGACGTCATCCCCTGCAACTACGAGCTGCAGCACACGCTGAAGGACCTGGCGCCGCTCAAGGCCTTCCTGCTCTCAGGGACCACGGTCACCATCGTGGAGGAGAAG ATTCTCTCCTGGCCTGTGGAGCAGCCGCCTTCCTCAGACAGTCCCTTGGCTGCTAAGaagggcaaaggagagaaggacaagaaggagaaggagaaagacaagaaAGACAAGAAGGGCAAAGACAAGGCAGACAAAGGGGAGAAAGAACCCCCCAAG GCGCAAAAGGGGAGCAAGAAGCAGAAGGAGCTTCCTAAGGAGATGCACCAGGACCCGCCCATCCTGCGGGTGCTGGGCAGCAGCCCAGTGGTGCTAGAGGCCCTGCTGGCGGGGGAGTCGTTCGTGTCTACCGTGTGCAACTTTGGGGTGATCCGGACCTTGGAAGCTGACCGGCTGACACTTAACAGG GATGCAAAGAAGAATAAGAAAGGTAAAAAAG